Proteins encoded together in one Thalassotalea crassostreae window:
- a CDS encoding IS110 family transposase, with amino-acid sequence MKFYTNSHPFYCGIDLHSRILYVCIIDNEGKTVLHQQIKADKQQLLNLLKPYIGHVVVGVECMHCWYWVSDWCEEYSIDFILGHALYMKAIHGGKAKNDKIDSYKIACLMRGGNFPLAYVYPSRMRATRDLLRRRTHVVRHGADLKAHVVNTDSQYNLPSQALNLKNISAREGLKHHYEDPVIQRTIELDMVLLDCYAKELKKVEWFIEKQAKEHHGCYLSLIRTFPGIGQILGLTILYEIGEICRFESVQNFASYSRLVKCKAESAGKIYGTSGNKIGNGYLKWAFSEAAVLYLRGNDRAKNHLSKLQKRMSKGKALSALAHKIGRCVYYMLKNKTVFDEDKFLKG; translated from the coding sequence ATGAAATTCTATACTAATTCTCACCCTTTTTATTGTGGGATCGATCTTCATTCACGTATTTTGTACGTGTGCATTATTGATAATGAAGGAAAAACTGTTTTACATCAACAGATTAAAGCAGATAAGCAACAACTATTAAATTTACTAAAACCTTACATTGGCCATGTCGTTGTTGGTGTTGAATGTATGCATTGCTGGTATTGGGTTAGTGATTGGTGTGAAGAATATAGTATTGATTTTATTCTAGGCCATGCACTTTATATGAAAGCTATTCATGGTGGGAAAGCCAAAAACGACAAAATAGATTCTTATAAAATTGCCTGTTTAATGCGTGGCGGTAACTTCCCTCTTGCTTACGTTTACCCTTCAAGAATGCGTGCAACTCGCGACTTACTCAGACGACGAACTCATGTTGTTAGGCACGGTGCTGATTTAAAAGCACATGTCGTTAATACCGACAGCCAATATAATTTACCGTCTCAAGCACTCAATCTGAAAAATATATCAGCCAGAGAAGGCTTAAAACACCATTACGAGGACCCTGTTATTCAGCGAACCATCGAGCTGGATATGGTGTTACTTGATTGCTATGCAAAAGAGTTAAAGAAAGTAGAATGGTTTATCGAAAAACAAGCGAAAGAGCACCACGGTTGTTATTTATCATTAATACGCACCTTTCCTGGTATCGGACAAATTCTTGGGTTAACCATTCTTTATGAAATTGGTGAGATTTGCCGATTTGAATCCGTTCAAAACTTTGCCTCTTATAGTCGACTCGTAAAGTGTAAAGCCGAGTCAGCAGGTAAAATTTATGGTACTAGCGGCAATAAGATTGGAAATGGCTATCTAAAGTGGGCATTTAGCGAAGCCGCGGTTCTGTATCTGCGCGGTAACGATAGAGCGAAAAACCATCTAAGCAAACTGCAAAAACGCATGAGCAAAGGCAAAGCACTCTCTGCGTTAGCGCATAAAATAGGTCGTTGTGTGTATTACATGCTGAAAAACAAAACGGTATTTGATGAAGATAAATTTTTAAAAGGTTAA
- a CDS encoding sugar O-acetyltransferase: MTDLTEKQKMLAGQQYNPLDKELLQEREACKLILKQFNDCQPNDHKQHKKLLKELFNANYQTWIEAPFYCDYGTNITLGKQVFFNTNCVVLDAAKVTIGDHVFIGPAVQIYTAIHPQDAETRRKFFESAKPITIEKDVWIGGGAIILPGVTIGENAIVGAGSVVTKDVEKNTTVAGSPAKIIKKQH; encoded by the coding sequence ATGACCGACCTAACTGAAAAACAAAAAATGCTCGCCGGCCAACAATACAATCCGTTAGACAAGGAGCTGCTCCAAGAAAGAGAAGCCTGCAAGCTAATACTTAAGCAATTTAACGACTGCCAACCCAATGACCATAAGCAGCACAAAAAGTTATTGAAAGAGTTATTCAACGCCAATTACCAAACTTGGATTGAAGCGCCATTTTATTGTGACTATGGAACCAACATTACGCTTGGTAAACAAGTGTTCTTTAATACCAACTGTGTTGTATTAGATGCCGCAAAAGTAACAATAGGTGACCACGTATTTATCGGGCCGGCGGTACAAATATACACCGCAATACACCCACAAGATGCAGAAACAAGACGAAAGTTTTTTGAATCAGCCAAACCAATAACCATAGAAAAAGACGTTTGGATTGGCGGCGGCGCTATTATTTTACCTGGTGTAACCATTGGCGAAAACGCCATCGTAGGCGCAGGAAGCGTTGTAACAAAAGACGTTGAAAAAAATACAACAGTCGCAGGTAGCCCAGCAAAAATAATAAAAAAACAACACTAA
- a CDS encoding integron integrase, producing MKSRFLLEVKQYMWSRRYAKRTIEAYLYWIKAFINFNHKTHPKHLHDNEVELFLSYLANQRHVAPRTQALALNALVLLYRDILLKPLSLSLNFNKSSAPTKLPVVLTKEEIKLFFSLLPVRWVLPCQLMYGSGLRLMEVMRLRIQDIDFDYISLQVWQGKGGKNRRVTLAKELLQPLKTQIGYATEFVKQDLKNSEYAGVWLPYALAKKYPKAPKQIGWHYLFPSGRLSADPDNDLLRRHHIDHTGLQKAVRHTAQKAGIKKRVTCHTLRHSFATHLLQRGADIRTVQEQLGHIDVRTTQIYTHVIERGASGVLSPLSDLL from the coding sequence ATGAAATCAAGATTCTTATTAGAAGTAAAGCAATACATGTGGTCGCGTCGTTATGCAAAACGCACAATTGAGGCATATCTGTATTGGATTAAAGCATTTATTAACTTTAACCATAAAACCCATCCAAAACATCTGCACGATAACGAAGTAGAACTATTTTTAAGTTACTTGGCCAATCAACGTCACGTTGCGCCGCGCACGCAAGCTTTGGCATTGAATGCGTTAGTGTTGTTGTATCGCGATATTCTGTTAAAGCCTTTAAGCTTGTCGTTAAACTTCAATAAAAGTAGTGCTCCAACAAAGCTGCCAGTGGTGTTAACTAAAGAGGAGATAAAGCTATTTTTCTCATTATTGCCGGTAAGGTGGGTACTGCCATGTCAGTTAATGTATGGCAGTGGCTTAAGGTTAATGGAAGTTATGCGACTGCGTATTCAAGATATAGATTTTGATTATATCAGCTTACAGGTGTGGCAAGGCAAAGGCGGTAAAAATAGGCGTGTCACCTTAGCTAAAGAGTTATTGCAGCCACTTAAAACCCAAATTGGATACGCTACCGAGTTTGTTAAACAAGACCTTAAAAATTCTGAATATGCCGGCGTCTGGTTGCCTTATGCTTTAGCTAAGAAATATCCGAAAGCGCCAAAGCAAATTGGTTGGCATTATTTATTCCCTTCCGGCCGGTTAAGCGCAGATCCAGATAACGATTTATTGAGGCGCCACCATATCGATCATACTGGATTGCAAAAAGCGGTGCGACATACTGCTCAAAAAGCAGGTATAAAAAAGCGTGTAACATGCCATACCTTACGGCACTCTTTTGCTACTCATCTATTGCAGCGTGGTGCAGATATACGAACGGTGCAAGAGCAGCTTGGTCATATTGATGTCCGTACCACTCAAATTTATACCCATGTGATTGAACGTGGAGCCAGTGGCGTACTTAGTCCATTATCTGATTTACTTTGA
- a CDS encoding OmpP1/FadL family transporter, translating into MTRNLISLTLTSSFILSTSVFAASPAQTGLFAEANGAGTSATNPAGMTRLKGTHKELQGMLVLSVGEFEVDEELSSTDGGDPDNELTPIVVPGFYYVNEINQDWRFGFSANIPSGFGATNGNDWAGRYYSDEFSLIYVALTPAVAYKVSDKLSIGAAVSFTYNYSETTTPVNNGAGYDDGEMTFEAGALAISSSISMLYEFTDNTRIGLVYGSEGSADLEGDLEFSGLSPALDQRLTENGTKDSEVTVENIIPQRVQFGVYHQFEQGDYLTFDTVWADFSEFGTGDVTFNGNDAQNSEGIYNDVWVASIGYGWPVENNKTYKVGLMHVTSAVDDDKRSFSIPLDRIWGIGAGMSVKGEDEGWDFNVNLYDIGSAPIDTGNNPVRGRVVGDNKNPYALMFDVAYHW; encoded by the coding sequence ATGACACGGAATTTAATCTCCTTAACGCTCACATCAAGTTTTATCTTATCTACTTCTGTATTTGCAGCGTCGCCTGCACAAACAGGCCTATTTGCCGAAGCCAATGGCGCCGGCACGTCGGCAACAAACCCAGCGGGCATGACCAGACTCAAAGGTACCCATAAAGAATTGCAAGGCATGTTAGTGCTTAGTGTTGGTGAATTTGAAGTCGATGAAGAGTTAAGCAGCACCGATGGCGGCGATCCAGATAATGAATTAACACCGATTGTTGTTCCTGGTTTTTATTATGTTAACGAGATAAATCAAGATTGGCGTTTTGGTTTTAGTGCCAATATTCCTAGCGGCTTTGGTGCAACCAACGGTAATGATTGGGCAGGACGTTATTACAGTGATGAATTTTCACTAATCTATGTCGCATTAACGCCAGCAGTTGCCTATAAAGTCAGTGACAAATTATCCATTGGCGCGGCGGTTTCATTTACCTACAACTATTCTGAAACAACAACGCCAGTGAACAATGGCGCAGGTTATGACGATGGTGAAATGACGTTTGAAGCTGGTGCTCTCGCGATAAGTTCATCAATATCTATGCTATACGAATTTACTGACAATACCCGAATTGGCTTAGTCTATGGCAGCGAAGGCAGCGCTGATTTAGAAGGTGATTTGGAGTTTTCTGGTCTAAGTCCTGCGCTTGATCAACGACTAACCGAGAATGGCACAAAAGACAGTGAAGTTACAGTAGAAAACATCATCCCACAACGTGTTCAATTTGGTGTGTATCATCAATTCGAACAGGGCGATTACCTGACCTTTGATACCGTTTGGGCAGATTTCTCTGAATTTGGTACGGGTGATGTCACCTTTAATGGCAACGACGCACAAAACAGCGAAGGTATTTATAACGATGTTTGGGTCGCCAGTATTGGTTATGGTTGGCCTGTTGAAAACAACAAAACTTATAAAGTCGGTTTAATGCACGTAACCTCAGCAGTGGACGATGATAAGCGAAGCTTTTCAATACCGCTTGATAGAATCTGGGGTATAGGTGCTGGAATGAGCGTTAAAGGCGAAGATGAAGGTTGGGATTTTAACGTTAATCTATACGATATTGGCAGTGCGCCGATTGATACCGGTAACAACCCGGTTCGTGGCCGAGTAGTCGGTGACAATAAAAACCCATATGCGCTAATGTTTGACGTTGCCTATCACTGGTAA
- a CDS encoding sulfatase family protein: MFNLKKLFIITTMAVISSTSFAVEKPNIVYILADDMGVGDVSALNPESKISTKYLDQLASEGVAFTDAHSGASVCTPTRYSLMTGRSSWRTELKGRVLGGYSPSMIAKDRDTVASLAKRHGYKTAMVGKWHLGLDWQAKEGKTIERTNGDTTVDFTKPITHGPLDLGFDYWFGPSASWNMAPYGYIENRLLTEVPTVTVKGSNYEFEPKEVQDAIAAGVKGKHLKPIKSKYPLTKWDGGAGVKGVTVVDAMPKLTEKAVEYINQQNKDEPFFLYMPLTAPHSPVTPNKEFLGKSKAGLYGDFVIETDWAVGQVVKALKEKGLYDNTLVVFTADNGTSIKGFPISLQEKYQHKTSYIYTSYKGRVQEGGHRVPFITSWPNGGVKAGTTSDAVISLDDLYATMADMFGEKIADNAGEDSVSMLPYLKDSSKTTTDRILVHQSFAGDLAIRMGDWKLSYLNKKNKTRLVNLKDDIGEQNNIIKDHPEKAEALRKTFAQVIRNGRSTPGKKQSNEGPEVWKQIEWIKAVK; encoded by the coding sequence ATGTTTAATTTAAAGAAACTCTTTATCATTACGACGATGGCGGTAATTAGTTCAACTTCTTTTGCTGTAGAAAAACCAAACATTGTATACATTCTCGCGGATGATATGGGGGTAGGTGACGTATCGGCACTTAATCCTGAATCAAAAATTAGCACCAAATATTTAGATCAATTAGCAAGTGAAGGGGTTGCCTTTACTGATGCGCATTCAGGTGCATCTGTGTGTACGCCTACTCGCTATTCTTTAATGACAGGGCGTTCAAGTTGGCGAACAGAGTTAAAAGGTCGAGTATTAGGTGGCTACTCTCCGTCGATGATTGCTAAAGACAGAGATACAGTTGCATCGCTAGCAAAAAGACATGGCTACAAAACTGCAATGGTTGGCAAATGGCACTTAGGATTAGACTGGCAAGCTAAAGAGGGCAAAACAATTGAGCGTACCAATGGCGACACGACTGTCGATTTTACTAAGCCAATAACGCACGGTCCTTTAGATTTAGGTTTTGACTATTGGTTTGGACCTTCGGCTTCATGGAATATGGCACCGTATGGTTACATCGAAAACCGCCTGCTGACTGAAGTGCCAACAGTTACGGTAAAAGGCAGCAATTACGAATTTGAACCTAAAGAAGTCCAAGATGCTATAGCTGCAGGAGTAAAAGGCAAACACCTTAAACCAATAAAATCTAAGTACCCTTTAACAAAATGGGATGGAGGTGCAGGAGTAAAAGGTGTCACTGTAGTTGATGCTATGCCAAAACTAACCGAAAAAGCCGTTGAGTACATTAATCAGCAAAATAAAGATGAACCATTTTTTCTTTATATGCCACTTACGGCACCACATTCTCCAGTTACTCCAAATAAAGAATTCCTAGGTAAAAGTAAAGCCGGCCTTTATGGTGATTTCGTTATAGAAACAGATTGGGCTGTAGGGCAAGTGGTTAAAGCGCTTAAAGAAAAAGGCCTGTATGACAATACCCTAGTTGTGTTTACTGCAGATAACGGCACCTCCATAAAAGGATTTCCAATAAGTCTACAAGAAAAGTATCAACACAAAACAAGCTATATATACACCAGTTATAAAGGTCGAGTACAAGAAGGTGGTCACCGCGTACCATTTATCACTTCTTGGCCTAACGGTGGGGTAAAAGCTGGAACAACCTCTGATGCAGTAATATCTTTGGACGACCTTTATGCAACAATGGCTGATATGTTTGGCGAAAAAATAGCTGATAATGCCGGCGAAGATAGTGTATCTATGTTGCCTTACTTAAAAGATAGCAGCAAAACAACGACTGATCGCATTCTAGTGCATCAATCATTTGCGGGAGATTTAGCCATTCGAATGGGTGACTGGAAACTCTCTTATCTGAATAAGAAAAACAAAACTCGCTTAGTTAACCTTAAAGACGATATTGGCGAACAGAATAACATCATCAAAGATCATCCAGAAAAAGCTGAAGCGCTTAGAAAAACTTTTGCTCAAGTTATCCGTAATGGCCGTTCTACGCCAGGGAAAAAACAAAGTAACGAAGGTCCAGAGGTATGGAAGCAAATAGAATGGATTAAAGCTGTGAAGTAA
- a CDS encoding cytochrome b/b6 domain-containing protein: MSHNSNLGWDILIRFSHWLVASLFLANAFFIEPDAFFSDYINWAALPEFIADASPHEWAGWTILGMLVIRILWGLTFAKGPNRLKDFVPSLVDAKEHLGHLKTRQKQTKIGHNSFGAIAVYFMWTGLAFIIFTGWAQDTDWGFDNNLDQWHQWGVDAMTIFVCIHVMAVISTSLLLKQNLISAMIKNQN, from the coding sequence ATGTCTCATAATAGCAATTTAGGTTGGGATATTCTTATACGCTTTAGTCATTGGCTGGTAGCGAGCCTTTTTCTAGCAAATGCCTTTTTTATTGAACCTGACGCCTTTTTTTCTGACTATATCAACTGGGCAGCATTACCCGAATTTATCGCTGATGCATCTCCCCATGAATGGGCTGGTTGGACTATTTTAGGCATGTTAGTTATTAGAATATTATGGGGATTAACATTTGCGAAAGGACCTAACAGGTTAAAGGATTTTGTACCTAGTTTAGTTGATGCTAAAGAACACCTTGGTCATTTAAAAACGCGTCAAAAACAAACCAAGATTGGCCATAATAGTTTTGGCGCTATTGCGGTATATTTTATGTGGACGGGCTTAGCGTTTATTATATTCACTGGCTGGGCACAGGACACAGATTGGGGATTTGACAATAACCTAGATCAATGGCACCAATGGGGGGTAGATGCAATGACTATTTTTGTATGTATCCATGTTATGGCGGTCATTTCAACCTCGCTACTACTGAAACAGAACTTAATATCAGCGATGATAAAAAATCAAAATTAG
- a CDS encoding cytochrome b562 → MKLFALSLASTLLFTTLSFSISTPSYAANVADDDSAVSKNFTDIGRSLRKLRREKNPEKIVNLLTKIKDIANANMDLVPSFMTEGDKEFVIYQDEMKKMTNLIDELVIKVNNGDIKSGADVVKELTTLKKSSHKKVDLED, encoded by the coding sequence ATGAAACTATTTGCATTATCTTTAGCTTCAACATTACTTTTTACCACATTAAGCTTTTCAATATCGACCCCAAGTTATGCAGCTAATGTAGCGGACGATGACAGTGCGGTATCAAAAAACTTTACCGATATAGGACGCTCACTGAGAAAGCTTCGCCGTGAGAAAAACCCTGAAAAGATCGTGAACTTATTAACTAAAATAAAAGATATTGCTAATGCTAATATGGACTTAGTTCCTAGTTTTATGACTGAAGGTGATAAAGAGTTTGTCATTTACCAAGATGAAATGAAAAAAATGACAAACCTCATTGATGAATTAGTTATCAAGGTAAATAACGGCGACATCAAAAGCGGCGCAGACGTGGTTAAAGAGTTGACTACATTGAAGAAGTCGTCACATAAAAAGGTCGATCTAGAGGATTAA
- a CDS encoding DUF1501 domain-containing protein, translating to MMNRRDLLKLSAALGAGQFFNVNASTSASTFNSAPGVMDSVHHTAKAKRVIYLYMAGGPSQFETFDHKPEMKKWHGQDLPPSILGDQRLTGMSANQSSLPVAASPFGFKRCGESGMEISDLLPHTQKIADDIALVKTVYSEAINHGPANTFMQTGSQLAGRPSIGAWLNYALGTDNINLPPFVVMRTKNKKGQKLFSRLWGNGFLPAEYQGVLFRPDNEPVAFLNNPGGIADSARRRVLDHMKRLEEFNKQGIYDPQIDSRLHQYDMAYRMQHSIPEAIIPDVADLRSESEATFNLYGEDSKIPGTFANNCLQARRLVERGVKFVQLYHQGWDSHGGTPSNAQKQCKETDQGAAGLIQDLKQRGLLDDTLVIWGGEFGRTAYSQGKITEKSYGRDHHPRCFPMWMAGGGIKGGVTLGETDDFSYNIASDDKMHIHDFHATILHLLGINHERLTYKFQGRRFRLTDVHGHVMKKILT from the coding sequence ATGATGAATAGAAGAGATTTATTAAAGCTATCAGCAGCGCTAGGCGCAGGACAATTTTTTAATGTAAATGCTAGCACATCAGCGAGTACTTTTAATTCGGCTCCAGGTGTAATGGATAGTGTTCATCACACAGCCAAAGCTAAGCGTGTTATCTACTTGTATATGGCTGGTGGACCATCACAATTTGAGACCTTTGATCACAAGCCAGAGATGAAAAAATGGCATGGTCAAGATCTTCCGCCATCAATACTTGGTGACCAACGCTTAACAGGTATGTCAGCTAACCAGTCGTCTTTACCTGTAGCTGCTAGCCCTTTTGGCTTTAAGCGCTGCGGTGAAAGTGGCATGGAAATTAGTGATTTATTACCACATACGCAAAAAATTGCCGATGATATTGCCTTAGTCAAAACGGTTTATAGTGAAGCGATTAACCATGGACCTGCTAATACTTTTATGCAAACGGGTTCACAGCTTGCGGGCCGTCCATCAATTGGTGCTTGGTTGAACTATGCCTTGGGTACAGACAACATCAACTTACCACCATTTGTGGTAATGCGTACTAAAAATAAAAAAGGGCAAAAGCTGTTTTCACGTTTATGGGGTAATGGCTTTTTACCTGCTGAGTATCAAGGGGTATTATTTCGCCCAGACAATGAACCAGTCGCTTTTTTAAATAATCCAGGTGGTATAGCCGATAGTGCTAGACGACGTGTATTAGATCATATGAAGCGCCTTGAAGAATTTAATAAACAAGGTATTTACGATCCGCAAATTGATTCTCGTTTACATCAATATGACATGGCATATCGCATGCAACACTCAATACCAGAAGCGATTATTCCTGATGTAGCTGACTTGAGATCTGAAAGTGAAGCAACGTTCAATCTTTACGGTGAAGATTCTAAAATACCAGGTACCTTTGCAAATAACTGTTTGCAAGCAAGACGCTTAGTTGAGCGTGGTGTTAAGTTTGTGCAGCTTTATCATCAAGGTTGGGATTCTCATGGTGGTACCCCTTCAAATGCACAGAAACAATGTAAAGAAACCGATCAAGGTGCTGCAGGCTTGATTCAAGATTTAAAACAACGTGGCTTGCTTGATGATACCTTAGTTATCTGGGGGGGCGAATTTGGTCGTACTGCTTACTCACAAGGTAAGATCACTGAGAAATCTTATGGCCGTGACCATCACCCACGCTGTTTCCCTATGTGGATGGCTGGTGGCGGCATCAAAGGTGGTGTAACACTTGGTGAAACCGATGACTTCTCTTACAACATTGCTTCTGACGATAAAATGCATATCCATGATTTCCATGCAACTATCTTGCACTTATTGGGTATAAATCATGAGCGCTTAACGTATAAGTTCCAAGGACGTCGTTTCCGCTTAACGGATGTTCATGGTCATGTAATGAAGAAAATATTAACTTAA
- a CDS encoding DUF1553 domain-containing protein, translated as MKKILILTLFYFCLPVFAADDVNFDRDIRPILSDKCYFCHGPDAEDIKGDLQLHTFEKATSERGDYGPAIVPGKPEESLLWELVNSEYEDEIMPPTDRHMPLTADEKDKLRRWIIAGAEYDVLWSFKPLPKEVPVPKTAKTSSRNPVDLFIAEKLEEIGFAPSPQAKSEQLLRRVYLSLTGLLPTVEQIDAYNQDNSKNKYEKLVDSLLKSPAFAERLAVDWMDLSRYADSYGYQTDRAREVWPYRDWVLKALRKNMPYDQFIMQQLAGDMMEDSTDDMKLATAFNRMHTQKNEGGSTSEEFRTEYVADRTQTAGTAFLGLTMECARCHDHKYDPITQEDYFSTYALFNNIDESGLHTFFTGAVPSPTMHLINDKKKESQAKLQQQLTQAEKELLKLISEEVSNFEEWQNSWDGKVQAQGKIAQFSFESLKDDHILVNELDTKTSAYFYPEYTAKVPGVKGFAAKLDGDAALNFGDLGPYKRHLGFSYSVWLNTPEHLERAFILGRNRGRYDAGSRGYELIMDEGRLSAALVHFSPGNEIRIRTQDKIKLATWQQVTVTYDGSASAEGIKLFIDGELAKTEIIKDHLTKPITYEKKVKRKKREVAKISVKESLKFTPDFRIGASFRDNGFKDGLVDELQFFSRPLSAIEVKSLFTQQDLSPSKEELYDYYLTNFSTKYKTAHQVVEDNRKALHAFNDKLLSMMIMKELPERRKTYVLDRGNYQTPDLNRLVEPKPPEFIFPFDGYSNDRLGFAQWLTHPEHPLTSRVAVNRYWQMIFGKGIVTTTNDFGMQGELPTHQQLLDYLSRYFIESDWDTRKLIKVIVMSDTFKQDSNMNEELYKKDPDNKYLARGPAYYMTAEMLRDNALYSGGLLSLKVGGKSVKPGNLDKGKYRRSLYTHWQRNSLSPEMQILGAPNREICSVTREETSTPLQSLVLMNSPQFVEGASGLAARVLKKGGSDIDKLQRIFLSLTSREAGAQEIKILTSLLTEQRTYFNDNPDITYDLNKVGLIEKKDLESAELAAWTVVASAVFNTDSSYMLR; from the coding sequence ATGAAAAAAATACTCATCCTCACTCTCTTTTATTTCTGCTTACCAGTGTTTGCAGCAGATGATGTTAACTTTGATCGTGATATTCGTCCGATACTTTCGGATAAGTGTTATTTTTGTCATGGGCCTGATGCCGAAGATATTAAAGGTGACTTGCAATTACATACTTTTGAAAAAGCAACATCAGAGCGCGGCGACTATGGTCCTGCAATTGTGCCAGGTAAACCGGAAGAGAGTTTATTATGGGAATTAGTTAATAGTGAGTATGAAGATGAAATCATGCCGCCAACAGATAGGCATATGCCACTAACGGCTGATGAAAAGGACAAACTTAGACGTTGGATCATTGCTGGCGCTGAATACGATGTATTATGGTCATTTAAGCCTTTGCCTAAAGAAGTACCTGTGCCCAAAACGGCTAAAACCTCAAGCAGGAATCCTGTCGATTTATTTATAGCTGAAAAGCTTGAAGAGATCGGCTTTGCCCCTTCTCCTCAAGCAAAATCTGAGCAATTATTACGCCGTGTATATTTAAGTCTTACCGGCTTATTACCTACCGTTGAGCAAATCGATGCATATAACCAAGATAATTCAAAAAATAAATATGAAAAATTAGTTGATTCATTGCTTAAATCTCCTGCTTTTGCAGAGCGCTTAGCTGTGGATTGGATGGACTTATCTCGCTATGCGGATTCTTATGGTTACCAAACGGATAGAGCTCGTGAAGTGTGGCCTTACCGTGATTGGGTATTAAAAGCGTTACGCAAAAATATGCCATATGATCAATTCATTATGCAGCAACTTGCTGGTGATATGATGGAAGATAGCACCGATGATATGAAGCTTGCCACTGCCTTTAACCGTATGCACACTCAAAAAAATGAAGGTGGTTCAACGTCTGAGGAGTTTCGTACCGAATACGTTGCTGACCGCACACAAACAGCAGGAACCGCATTTTTAGGTCTAACCATGGAATGTGCCCGTTGCCATGACCATAAATACGACCCTATCACACAAGAAGATTATTTCAGTACTTATGCCTTATTTAACAATATTGATGAGTCAGGGTTACACACATTCTTTACTGGTGCAGTGCCAAGCCCAACAATGCATCTAATTAATGATAAGAAGAAAGAATCACAAGCAAAGTTACAACAGCAATTAACTCAAGCAGAGAAAGAACTATTAAAATTAATTTCTGAAGAAGTAAGTAACTTTGAAGAATGGCAAAACAGCTGGGATGGTAAGGTTCAAGCACAAGGTAAAATTGCCCAGTTTAGTTTTGAATCTCTTAAAGATGATCACATTCTTGTAAACGAACTTGATACTAAGACTAGCGCATATTTTTATCCTGAATATACCGCTAAAGTGCCAGGTGTTAAAGGCTTTGCTGCTAAATTAGATGGTGATGCAGCATTGAACTTTGGTGACTTAGGTCCTTATAAGCGCCACTTAGGTTTTTCTTATAGTGTCTGGCTAAATACTCCTGAGCATTTAGAGCGAGCGTTTATTTTAGGGCGTAACCGTGGTCGTTATGATGCGGGAAGTAGGGGCTACGAATTAATTATGGATGAAGGCCGTTTAAGTGCCGCGTTAGTGCATTTTTCTCCGGGCAATGAAATAAGAATACGTACTCAAGATAAAATAAAATTAGCTACTTGGCAGCAAGTAACGGTAACTTATGACGGCTCAGCAAGTGCTGAGGGTATAAAGTTATTTATTGATGGCGAGTTGGCTAAAACAGAGATCATTAAAGACCATTTAACTAAGCCCATCACTTATGAGAAAAAGGTGAAACGCAAGAAGCGTGAAGTTGCCAAAATCAGCGTTAAGGAAAGTTTGAAATTTACACCTGACTTTAGAATTGGTGCAAGTTTCCGTGATAATGGCTTTAAAGATGGTTTAGTTGACGAATTGCAATTTTTCTCACGCCCATTATCAGCCATCGAAGTTAAATCGTTATTTACTCAGCAAGACCTATCACCAAGTAAAGAAGAGTTATATGACTACTACTTAACTAACTTTTCTACAAAATACAAAACAGCTCATCAGGTCGTAGAAGATAACCGTAAGGCGCTGCATGCATTCAACGATAAGTTATTGTCGATGATGATCATGAAAGAGTTACCTGAGCGTCGTAAAACTTATGTACTTGACCGAGGCAATTACCAAACTCCTGATTTAAATCGTTTAGTTGAGCCTAAGCCTCCAGAGTTTATCTTTCCTTTTGATGGATATTCTAATGATAGGTTAGGGTTTGCTCAGTGGTTAACACACCCTGAACATCCATTAACGTCTCGAGTTGCTGTAAATAGATATTGGCAGATGATTTTTGGTAAAGGCATTGTTACCACAACCAATGATTTTGGTATGCAAGGCGAGTTACCGACTCACCAGCAATTGTTAGATTACTTATCAAGATACTTTATTGAGTCTGACTGGGATACCCGAAAACTAATCAAAGTTATTGTGATGTCGGATACCTTTAAGCAAGATTCAAATATGAATGAAGAACTGTATAAGAAAGACCCTGACAATAAGTATCTAGCCCGTGGTCCTGCTTATTATATGACTGCTGAAATGTTGCGTGATAATGCATTATATTCAGGTGGCTTATTATCATTAAAAGTGGGTGGCAAGAGCGTTAAACCAGGTAATTTAGATAAAGGTAAATATCGCCGTAGTTTATATACTCACTGGCAACGTAACTCGCTTTCTCCTGAAATGCAGATCCTAGGTGCGCCAAATCGTGAGATTTGCTCGGTGACACGTGAAGAAACCTCAACACCATTACAGTCATTGGTGTTAATGAATAGCCCTCAGTTTGTCGAAGGTGCTAGTGGCTTAGCTGCCCGCGTGTTGAAGAAAGGTGGTAGCGATATAGATAAACTACAGCGCATATTCCTTAGTTTAACGTCTCGAGAAGCAGGTGCCCAAGAGATAAAGATATTAACCAGTTTATTAACAGAACAACGCACTTACTTTAACGATAACCCCGATATTACCTACGACCTTAATAAGGTTGGTCTCATCGAGAAAAAAGACTTAGAGTCGGCGGAGTTAGCCGCGTGGACAGTGGTGGCAAGTGCCGTTTTTAATACAGATTCAAGCTACATGCTAAGGTAA